One genomic window of Papaver somniferum cultivar HN1 unplaced genomic scaffold, ASM357369v1 unplaced-scaffold_150, whole genome shotgun sequence includes the following:
- the LOC113335879 gene encoding keratin-associated protein 5-4-like: MKRGRKRSQEVTSCNDPTPQPRHTKPLGANARNACRVITGGGIEGGGNRVRDGTVVGSEGGVSTCGGSEGGVAVTGGTEFVVATSGGSEGGLAVTGGSEVGVGGGSEGGVGVTGGTEVGVGTSRINEGDPNEEEEENLAETSDAAIDKAKYVMK; encoded by the coding sequence ATGAAAAGAGGAAGGAAAAGATCACAAGAAGTAACATCTTGTAATGACCCGACTCCGCAACCTCGTCATACaaaaccattgggtgcaaacGCAAGGAATGCATGTCGAGTTATTACTGGTGGAGGAATTGAAGGTGGAGGAAATAGAGTTAGAGATGGAACAGTTGTAGGAAGTGAAGGTGGAGTTTCCACAtgtggaggaagtgaaggtggAGTTGCTGTTACTGGAGGAACTGAATTTGTAGTTGCCacaagtggaggaagtgaaggtggACTTGCTGTTACTGGAGGAAGTGAAGTTGGAGttggtggaggaagtgaaggtggAGTTGGTgttactggaggaactgaagttggagTTGGCACTTCTAGAATAAATGAAGGAGacccaaatgaagaagaagaagaaaacttagCCGAAACGAGTGATGCTGCTATTGATAAAGCTAAATATGTAATGAAGTAG
- the LOC113335877 gene encoding H/ACA ribonucleoprotein complex subunit GAR1-like — protein sequence MGDLGPKHRFVLLGYQSSWDARVCAAKISLGGAKMKRKKSLRYVAKPCLELQGNLVYEIVNMPRKINMVRLKEKFEDSNRKTASGEVERVNWVVKDMTHMINSGEKLMVSEQRLLRNRVKGIIIPKKEGLYSYEEDRPSRGKRARSPTYSDDSDTSSCEQVQSNQGKGGRGGRGGGKKGKKGGRGRGRGEKGGRAGTSARGGSGGGKKNSNSR from the exons ATGGGAGACCTTGGGCCAAAACATAGATTCGTCTTGCTTGGTTACCAGTCATCATGGGATGCTAGGGTCTGTGCcgcaaag ATTTCTTTGGGTGGGGCAAAGATGAagcggaagaagagtttgagatacgTGGCGAAGCCGTGCCTAGAGCTACAAGGAAATTTAGTCTATGAAATAGTTAATATGCCAAGGAAGATTAACATGGTTCGTCTGAAGGAGAAGTTTGAGGATTCTAACCGCAAGACAGCTAGTGGAGAG gttgaacGAGTCAATTGGGTGGTCAAGGACATGACCCATATGATTAATTCGGGTGAGAAGTTAATGGTCTCTGAACAAAGATTACTACGGAATCGAGTTAAAGGCATAATAATCCCTAAGAAAGAAGGTCTATATTCTTATGAAGAGGACAGACCCAGTAGAGGTAAGAGGGCTAGGTCTCCTACTTATAGCGACGACTCAGATACTTCCTCCTGTGAGCAAGTTCAATCAAATCAAGGAAAAGGTGGTCGAGGCGGTCGAGGTGGAGGTAAAAAAGGTAAAAAAGGTGGTCGTGGTCGAGGTCGAGGTGAAAAAGGTGGCCGTGCtggaacaagtgctcgaggtggaAGTGGTGGAGGTAAAAAAAACTCCAATTCAAGGTAG
- the LOC113336209 gene encoding PLAT domain-containing protein 3-like, with protein MAFVAKSLSLVLFVSLLFSFAALTQQSSIQQNVRILQSSDDCVYIVYTKTGTKLGAGTDSGISLALYDSYGDYIIIQNLKKWGGIMGQKHNYFENGDLDVFSNLGGCLKGPVCKMTLTSDGKGSGSDWYVEDLQVTTTGPQIPCAQKVFTIEQWLALDTSPYKLSVTKNLCNNKTSSVSL; from the exons ATGGCATTTGTAGCTAAGAGTCTCTCTTTGGTCCTCTTTGTCTCTCTACTATTCTCGTTTGCAGCTCTCACACAACAATCTTCCATTCAGCAGAATGTCAGGATACTGCAATCTTCT GATGATTGTGTTTATATAGTATACACCAAAACTGGGACAAAACTCGGTGCAGGAACAGATTCAGGCATATCACTAGCACTTTACGATTCATATGGTGATTATATTATAATCCAAAATCTGAAGAAATGGGGAGGGATAATGGGACAAAAACACAACTACTTCGAAAATGGTGACCTTGATGTATTTAGTAATTTAGGTGGATGTTTGAAAGGACCTGTTTGTAAAATGACGCTTACTTCAGATGGAAAAGGGTCAGGCAGTGATTGGTATGTTGAAGACCTTCAAGTTACAACCACCGGTCCCCAAATTCCTTGCGCTCAGAAGGTTTTCACTATTGAACAATGGCTTGCACTTGATACATCGCCTTATAAACTTAGTGTTACCAAGAATTTGTGTAACAATAAAACGTCTTCGGTGTCTTTGTAA
- the LOC113336127 gene encoding PLAT domain-containing protein 3-like: MASAVSSLFLVFFGSLLFSFVVLTEQSSIRQNVPLQSFHDCVYTVYTKTGIKFGGGTDSNISLVLYDAHGDNFVIPNLVKWGGIMGPKHDYFERGNLDVFNNLGGCLKGPVCKMKLTSDGTGSGSDWYVNYVQVTATGPHIPCAQKLFTIGRWLALDEYPNTLTVTKDLCSNVTSLASM, encoded by the exons ATGGCATCTGCAGTCAGTAGTCTCTTTTTGGTCTTCTTTGGATCTCTACTATTCTCGTTTGTTGTTCTCACAGAACAATCTTCCATTCGGCAGAATGTCCCTCTACAATCTTTT CATGATTGTGTTTATACCGTATACACAAAAACTGGGATAAAGTTTGGTGGAGGAACAGATTCAAACATATCACTGGTACTCTACGATGCACATGGTGATAATTTTGTAATCCCAAATCTGGTGAAATGGGGCGGAATAATGGGACCAAAACATGACTATTTCGAAAGGGGTAACCTTGATGTATTTAATAATTTGGGTGGATGTTTGAAAGGGCCTGTTTGTAAAATGAAGCTTACTTCAGATGGAACCGGTTCAGGCAGTGATTGGTATGTTAACTATGTTCAAGTTACAGCTACCGGTCCCCATATTCCTTGTGCTCAGAAATTATTTACTATCGGACGATGGCTTGCACTTGATGAATATCCTAATACACTCACTGTTACCAAGGATTTGTGCTCAAATGTAACGTCTTTGGCGTCTATGTAA